One window from the genome of Nicotiana tomentosiformis chromosome 5, ASM39032v3, whole genome shotgun sequence encodes:
- the LOC138891863 gene encoding uncharacterized protein, translated as MRGLWEALRSIQSSQQGPWLAMGDYNAVLQVEDRKYGNHVTEIKTKDFSDYLFDTGVTEMKSVGREYNWTNTHIYTKIDKALFEEEIHGGPWPFRFLNYLDEHKNVLHAVAAAWNQRNNGIGMSKVWQKLKAAKQEMKKLNQVEFNGVSEKVSRLRQQLADLQTQMRGPGHTLFDQEGALKSELEKWSNIEESIFCQKARIQWLKLGDLNNAFFFANMKNRLAQNKIKNLINADGNMVQDQGGIKSKVLGLYGKLLGSAATQLPAVNPMIMKQGRVLSRENQLALIALVTTHEVVQDLKDIDDIKAPGRDGFNAYFFK; from the exons ATGAGAGGGTTGTGGGAAGCTTTAAGGAGTATACAGAGTTCACAGCAGGGCCCTTGGCTTGCCATGGGTGATTATAATGCAGTATTACAGGTTGAAgatagaaaatatggaaatcatgtCACTGAGATAAAAACTAAGGATTTTAGTGACTATCTCTTTGATACTGGAGTGACTGAAATGAAATCAGTAGGAAGAGAGTATAATTGGACAAACACTCATATCTATACCAAAATTGACAAAGCACTG TTTGAAGAAGAGATACATGGAGGACCTTGGCCTTTTCGATTCCTTAATTATTTAGATGAGCATAAAAATGTCCTACATGCAGTGGCAGCAGCGTGGAATCAAAGAAATAATGGTATTGGCATGAGTAAAGTCTGGCAGAAGCTGAAAGCAGCTAAACAGGAGATGAAGAAATTGAATCAAGTAGAATTTAATGGGGTAAGCGAGAAAGTGAGTCGACTAAGACAACAACTAGCAGACCTGCAAACTCAAATGAGGGGACCTGGGCATACATTATTTGATCAGGAAGGAGCACTAAAATCAGAGCTTGAGAAATGGAGCAATATTGAGGAAAGTATATTCTGTCAGAAAGCTCGAATACAGTGGCTAAAACTAGGAGACTTAAATAATGCTTTTTTCTTTGCTAACATGAAGAATAGGTTGGCACAAAACAAGATCAAGAATTTAATCAATGCTGACGGGAACATGGTTCAGGATCAAGGAGGTATAAAAAGTAAAGTACTGGGGCTCTATGGAAAGTTACTGGGATCTGCTGCTACCCAACTACCAGCTGTAAATCCCATGATTATGAAACAAGGAAGAGTACTGAGCAGAGAAAATCAATTAGCCCTCATTGCACTTGTAACTACACATGAAGTGGTCCAAGATCTCAAAGATATTGATGACATTAAAGCACCAGGGCGTGATGGTTTCAATGCATATTTCTTTAAATAA
- the LOC138891864 gene encoding uncharacterized protein yields MGCRHVQESINKMDKLCCPTIAGGLNFLDVSTWNKVIICKMLWNLCRKKDKLWVQWIHSYYKKDGPIWNERATQASWVVRKILKAKETYTNVGYMEDDVQYMQQFSTKVIYNKLRGEFPKVKWRRFICNNQGSHRWIFILYLALNNRQLTRDRLAQWKQLGDLRCMLCQAALEIIEHLFFECTVSAAIWNMILHWQGLARQPMTWQVEKEWTIKQGKGKTAEAHIYRWRWQQLYMLYG; encoded by the coding sequence ATGGGGTGTAGACATGTCCAAGAAAGCATTAATAAGATGGACAAACTCTGTTGTCCCACGATAGCAGGAGGACTCAACTTCTTGGATGTGAGCACTTGGAACAAGGTTATCATTTGTAAAATGCTTTGGAATCTTTGTCGAAAGAAAGACAAGTTATGGGTCCAATGGATTCACAGCTACTATAAAAAAGATGGACCTATTTGGAATGAACGAGCAACACAGGCTTCATGGGTGGTGAGAAAAATATTGAAGGCTAAGGAAACTTATACAAATGTAGGTTATATGGAGGATGATGTACAGTACATGCAACAGTTCTCTACGAAGGTGATTTATAATAAATTGAGAGGGGAGTTTCCTAAGGTTAAATGGAGACGGTTTATATGCAACAATCAAGGGTCACATAGATGGATTTTTATATTATATCTGGCTTTGAATAACAGACAACTCACGCGAGACAGATTGGCACAATGGAAGCAACTTGGGGATTTAAGGTGTATGTTATGTCAAGCAGCGCTAGAGATCATTGAACATCTATTTTTCGAATGTACAGTATCAGCTGCTATATGGAATATGATTCTGCATTGGCAAGGTTTGGCTAGGCAGCCTATGACTTGGCAAGTTGAGAAGGAATGGACTATAAAACAGGGAAAAGGGAAAACTGCTGAAGCTCATATTTACAGATGGCGTTGGCAGCAACTATATATGCTATATGGATAG
- the LOC104116875 gene encoding SKP1-like protein 1, producing MSSAKKMLILKSSDGQEFEVEEDVAVQAQTIKNMVVDGCADSAIPLPVVSSKILAKVIEYWKKHANVTADFNSVRELKELNDEFLKEVEEDLEMLFGLILAANYLETKQLLDLLCEKVANMMKGKSPEEIRKKFGIINDYTPEEEEEVRRENAWAFE from the coding sequence ATGTCTTCAGCAAAAAAGATGTTGATTCTTAAATCTTCGGACGGGCAAGAGTTTGAGGTGGAAGAAGATGTTGCTGTTCAAGCACAAACAATCAAGAACATGGTGGTAGATGGCTGCGCTGATAGCGCGATTCCATTGCCCGTCGTAAGCAGCAAAATCTTAGCCAAAGTTATCGAATACTGGAAAAAACACGCTAATGTGACAGCGGACTTTAACAGTGTGCgcgagttgaaagaattgaacgaTGAATTTTTGAAAGAAGTTGAAGAAGATTTAGAGATGTTGTTTGGTTTAATTCTTGCAGCTAATTATTTAGAGACAAAACAGCTTTTGGATTTATTGTGTGAAAAGGTTGCAAATATGATGAAAGGAAAAAGTCCAGAAGAAATACGTAAGAAATTTGGTATAATAAATGATTATACCCCTGAGGAAGAAGAGGAAGTTCGTAGAGAGAATGCTTGGGcttttgagtaa
- the LOC138891865 gene encoding uncharacterized protein: MGSLAFIPVGERKLAYDVQTLANQFVRLDISERNHVLACTVARSSWFERIKDRQYDNPHLLVLRDTVRHGGTKQVTIGDDEVLSMQGRVCVPNVDGLREMILEKAHSS, from the coding sequence atgggcagccttgcgttcattccagtcggtgagaggaaGCTTGCATacgatgttcagactttggccaaccagtttgtgaggctggatatttcagagcgcaaccatgttctagcttgtacagtcgctcggtcttcctggTTTGAGCGTATCAAAGATCGACAGTATGACAACCCTCATTTGttagtccttagggacacagtgcggcacggtggtaccaagcaggttactattggagatgacgaagTTTTGAGCatgcagggtcgtgtttgtgttcctaatgtagatggacttcgtgagatgattcttgagaaggctcacagttcctga